One Spirochaeta cellobiosiphila DSM 17781 DNA window includes the following coding sequences:
- a CDS encoding helix-turn-helix domain-containing protein, which translates to MEAYSRPPQNKYKSLIQEIWYTHIDKEEDIPRQDMIIPRGYINLVFNFGDPYYWLREQIPQKLPPILLTGQLTGQTIIKYGNFVDQIGLVIKAAGFYPLFHRPDSLFKNIIIDGSHREWRLDPLYQELIKQPSYEERYKSIHTWLEQVTKGQEIPDKLNTILKDMDQLDQRGSIQDLALKHNYSQSGLERFFKKYVGMTPKEYLGIVQFKKTLGSYNSMDMVDFYYDQSHFTKVCHRYTGRAPKQLWEESQEITLRYLLNNADFLQSKEGEYE; encoded by the coding sequence ATGGAAGCCTATTCACGTCCTCCCCAGAATAAATATAAAAGCCTCATTCAGGAAATATGGTATACCCATATTGATAAAGAGGAAGATATCCCCCGACAGGATATGATTATCCCCAGAGGTTACATTAACTTAGTCTTTAATTTTGGTGATCCCTACTACTGGTTAAGAGAACAAATCCCCCAGAAACTTCCTCCTATTCTCCTCACAGGTCAACTAACAGGACAGACTATTATCAAGTACGGAAATTTCGTTGACCAGATAGGCCTAGTCATCAAAGCCGCAGGATTTTATCCTCTCTTTCATAGACCGGATAGCTTATTTAAAAACATCATCATTGATGGGTCCCACAGGGAATGGAGACTTGACCCCCTTTACCAGGAGCTTATAAAACAGCCTTCCTATGAAGAAAGGTACAAGAGTATCCATACCTGGCTGGAACAAGTGACAAAAGGTCAGGAGATACCTGACAAACTCAATACCATTCTTAAGGATATGGACCAATTGGATCAAAGAGGATCTATACAAGATTTAGCTCTTAAGCATAATTATTCCCAAAGCGGTTTAGAACGATTTTTTAAAAAGTATGTGGGAATGACCCCTAAGGAGTACCTTGGGATTGTCCAATTCAAGAAGACCCTGGGCTCCTATAATAGTATGGACATGGTTGACTTCTACTATGATCAATCCCATTTTACAAAAGTCTGTCACCGTTACACAGGAAGAGCGCCAAAACAATTATGGGAGGAATCCCAGGAGATCACCCTACGCTACCTATTGAATAACGCCGATTTTTTACAATCCAAAGAAGGAGAATATGAATAA
- a CDS encoding ABC transporter permease subunit — protein sequence MPSLTKLKSVRSRLGGNNFLLTVTISMFVLMYLVGMVVYEQQNFGTMQTFFNMLMDNAGLIIAASGMTLVLITGGIDISVGSVVGVVCMMLADLMENKGMGAYPAIFLVLVFGIIFGAVQGWLISYLKLQPFIVTLAGLFFARGLTAMISVEQIAITNEHFLGMAHKSIKVFFGAVVNKRGIKLYPFVHPNVIIALVAMLSVWYICRYTKFGRSLFAIGGNEQSALLMGLNVKRIKLLTYTLNGFLAALAGVAFCLNTVSGFVEQARGFEMEAIASAVIGGTLLTGGVGTVIGTFFGVLIKATIETFIRCDGTLSSWWNKIVLSALLCFFIVLQSVFTYIKNKKNQSI from the coding sequence ATGCCAAGCCTGACAAAGCTTAAAAGTGTTCGTTCCCGATTGGGAGGGAACAACTTTCTCCTTACAGTAACAATCTCGATGTTTGTCCTTATGTATCTAGTGGGAATGGTTGTGTATGAACAGCAGAACTTCGGCACCATGCAGACCTTTTTTAATATGCTTATGGATAATGCCGGTCTTATTATTGCCGCCTCAGGTATGACCTTGGTACTCATCACAGGAGGTATTGATATCTCTGTAGGCTCCGTTGTTGGAGTCGTTTGTATGATGCTGGCCGATTTAATGGAAAACAAAGGAATGGGAGCCTACCCGGCCATCTTCCTTGTCCTCGTGTTTGGAATTATCTTTGGCGCTGTCCAGGGTTGGCTCATATCCTATTTAAAACTCCAGCCTTTCATCGTAACCTTGGCAGGATTATTCTTTGCCAGAGGGTTAACAGCTATGATTAGTGTGGAACAAATCGCCATCACTAATGAACATTTTCTCGGTATGGCTCATAAAAGCATCAAAGTATTCTTTGGAGCTGTTGTCAATAAACGGGGTATAAAACTCTATCCCTTTGTTCACCCTAATGTCATCATCGCCTTGGTGGCTATGCTTAGTGTTTGGTATATATGCCGTTATACCAAATTCGGTCGTTCTCTGTTTGCCATTGGAGGTAACGAACAATCAGCCCTTCTCATGGGACTGAATGTAAAGCGGATTAAGCTTTTAACCTACACTCTCAATGGCTTCCTGGCAGCTCTCGCAGGAGTGGCCTTCTGCCTCAATACGGTTAGTGGTTTTGTTGAACAGGCACGAGGTTTTGAAATGGAAGCCATAGCCTCTGCGGTTATAGGAGGCACCCTTCTCACAGGTGGGGTGGGAACAGTGATAGGAACCTTTTTTGGTGTTTTGATAAAAGCCACGATAGAGACCTTCATCCGTTGTGATGGAACCCTTTCCTCCTGGTGGAACAAGATCGTCTTATCAGCCCTTTTGTGTTTCTTCATTGTTCTTCAAAGTGTCTTTACTTATATCAAAAACAAGAAAAACCAAAGTATCTAG
- a CDS encoding ABC transporter permease, which translates to MNNTVKTKFQDILRKPLFLPLFALGLMLIINVIITPSFFKISIQNGVLYGYLIDIINRGSELCIMAVGMTLVVASSRGADISVGAVAAVAGAVCVRLLGSSYEAYAVPMIVAILLCLLAGALCGAFNGFLVANLKIQPMVATLILFTAGRGMAQLISAREIGDKMVPGQILYVRMESFKNIGGYLPHIVVPTPVFIAVAFVLITWLILKKTALGLYIQSVGINPKAVRLVGINSTLIIFLTYVFCSFASGLAGLIAASRIYSSDANNIGLYMELDAILAVALGGNSLAGGKFSLAGSVIGAITIQALTTSLYAMGVTADQLPVYKAIVVVLIVAIQSEELKRWRVQWKVRQQKLKEAA; encoded by the coding sequence GTGAACAATACAGTAAAAACTAAATTCCAGGACATCCTAAGGAAGCCCTTATTTCTTCCCCTCTTTGCCTTGGGATTAATGCTCATAATCAATGTGATCATTACCCCCTCCTTCTTCAAAATATCTATCCAGAATGGAGTGCTCTATGGGTATCTCATTGATATCATTAACAGAGGTTCTGAACTCTGTATCATGGCCGTAGGGATGACGTTGGTTGTCGCCTCCTCTCGGGGGGCAGATATATCCGTAGGAGCCGTAGCCGCTGTAGCTGGTGCCGTTTGTGTCCGCCTACTGGGATCCAGTTATGAAGCCTATGCCGTTCCTATGATTGTGGCTATACTCCTTTGTCTATTAGCAGGAGCCTTATGCGGAGCTTTTAATGGCTTCCTTGTTGCTAATCTAAAAATCCAGCCAATGGTTGCAACTTTGATCCTATTTACAGCAGGAAGGGGGATGGCACAGCTCATAAGTGCCAGGGAAATCGGTGATAAGATGGTTCCAGGACAAATACTCTATGTGAGAATGGAGTCCTTCAAAAACATTGGAGGCTATCTCCCCCATATAGTGGTCCCTACGCCCGTCTTTATAGCGGTGGCCTTTGTGCTCATCACCTGGCTCATTCTGAAGAAGACAGCCTTAGGACTCTATATACAATCTGTAGGAATCAATCCTAAAGCGGTTCGGCTGGTAGGAATCAACTCCACCCTGATCATCTTCTTGACCTATGTTTTCTGTAGCTTTGCCTCAGGACTGGCGGGGCTCATTGCAGCAAGCCGTATCTATTCTAGTGATGCCAACAATATCGGTCTCTATATGGAACTGGATGCCATTCTCGCAGTGGCCCTAGGAGGTAATAGCCTAGCCGGGGGAAAGTTCAGTTTAGCAGGATCCGTTATAGGCGCCATTACCATACAAGCCTTAACCACAAGCCTGTATGCAATGGGGGTCACAGCAGACCAATTACCCGTGTATAAGGCTATAGTTGTAGTTCTCATCGTGGCCATCCAATCGGAAGAGCTCAAGCGTTGGAGAGTACAATGGAAGGTCAGACAGCAAAAACTCAAGGAGGCAGCCTAA
- a CDS encoding sugar ABC transporter ATP-binding protein, with the protein MTKEIQPVLRMVNISKTFPGVKALSNVDFTLNAGEIHALMGENGAGKSTLIKVLTGVCTMEEGSILLEGQGNPVFPHNPGEAQKLGISPVYQEVNLCPNISVAENIFIGRHPLNLIGGVNWKKMNQQAQSILKAVGLDNIDVTKNLGEYSVAIQQMVAIARAIDFQCKVLILDEPTSSLDELEVQKLFEVMKNLKERGVGIIFVTHFLEQVYEICDTITVLRNGELVGRYSVQELPRVQLVAKMLGHDFDDLASIKQEEQELEETNTQPLMVKAIGLGKKGTIKPFDLQIHKGEVIGLTGLLGSGRSELARSLYGADQPDQGELYYKDHPLKSMAPIDSMKQGMAFLPEDRKEESIIGDLTIRENMIIALQAKTGVFRLLPRDKQNELSEKFIKALKIKAPSPETLVNQLSGGNQQKVILGRWLITNPDFLILDEPTRGIDVGTKTEIQKLVLKLAKEGMTIMFISSEIDEMLRTVNRLCVLRDGQKVGELNNKNLDQQAVLSAIAGGAHSEQYSKN; encoded by the coding sequence ATGACAAAAGAAATCCAACCCGTCCTACGCATGGTAAATATCAGTAAAACCTTTCCTGGCGTTAAAGCCTTGTCTAATGTGGACTTCACCCTTAATGCTGGAGAGATCCATGCCTTAATGGGGGAAAACGGGGCTGGTAAAAGTACTCTGATCAAAGTGCTTACTGGGGTTTGTACAATGGAAGAAGGTTCCATTTTACTGGAAGGACAAGGGAATCCCGTCTTTCCCCATAATCCCGGGGAGGCTCAGAAATTAGGAATCAGCCCTGTTTATCAGGAAGTTAATCTCTGTCCTAACATCTCAGTGGCAGAAAACATATTTATAGGACGTCACCCTCTTAACCTAATAGGCGGTGTTAACTGGAAAAAAATGAACCAACAAGCTCAATCCATATTGAAAGCCGTTGGTTTAGACAATATAGATGTAACAAAGAATCTGGGGGAATACTCCGTAGCTATTCAGCAAATGGTAGCCATTGCCAGAGCTATAGACTTTCAATGTAAAGTTCTCATTCTAGATGAACCGACCAGTTCTTTAGATGAATTAGAAGTTCAAAAACTATTTGAAGTGATGAAAAATCTAAAAGAAAGGGGTGTAGGAATTATTTTCGTCACCCACTTTTTAGAACAGGTGTATGAGATATGCGACACCATAACCGTATTAAGAAATGGTGAACTTGTAGGGCGATATTCTGTACAGGAACTACCTCGGGTACAACTGGTAGCCAAAATGCTGGGCCACGATTTTGACGACCTGGCCTCCATCAAGCAGGAAGAACAGGAATTAGAAGAGACAAACACCCAACCCCTTATGGTTAAAGCAATTGGTCTAGGGAAGAAAGGAACTATAAAGCCCTTTGATCTACAGATTCATAAAGGGGAAGTCATAGGATTAACCGGCCTTTTAGGTTCAGGACGTTCAGAACTGGCCAGATCCCTTTATGGGGCAGACCAGCCGGATCAGGGAGAATTATACTACAAAGACCATCCTCTCAAAAGTATGGCCCCTATTGATTCTATGAAGCAGGGAATGGCCTTCCTTCCGGAAGATAGAAAGGAAGAAAGTATCATCGGGGACCTGACAATCAGGGAAAACATGATCATTGCCCTTCAGGCCAAGACGGGAGTCTTCCGTTTATTACCCAGAGATAAACAAAATGAACTATCAGAAAAGTTCATCAAAGCTCTTAAAATCAAAGCTCCTTCTCCGGAAACCCTAGTCAATCAACTATCAGGAGGGAACCAGCAAAAGGTCATCCTGGGTCGTTGGTTAATAACCAATCCAGACTTTCTCATCCTTGATGAACCAACCAGAGGGATCGATGTGGGTACAAAAACAGAAATCCAGAAGCTGGTATTAAAGTTAGCCAAGGAAGGGATGACCATTATGTTCATCAGTTCCGAAATCGATGAAATGCTCCGTACTGTCAATCGTCTCTGTGTCTTAAGGGATGGTCAAAAAGTAGGAGAGCTCAATAATAAAAATCTTGATCAACAAGCTGTTCTGTCAGCCATAGCAGGAGGAGCCCATAGTGAACAATACAGTAAAAACTAA
- a CDS encoding ABC transporter substrate-binding protein, with translation MKRKIILSMGLMVLLCTMVFANGQKEAASQGDGLITVGYAQVGAESDWRTANTESFKSTFVEANGYKLIFDDAQQKQENQIKAIRNFIQQDVDYIVVAPVVETGWETVLKEAKEAGIPVILSDRQMDLSDDSLYTAWVGGNFLKEGQDAIKWLNDYVKKEGRANEELNIVLLQGTIGSSAQVGRTKGVTEGLAKNPKYKLLAKQTGEFTQSKGQEVMESFLKAYPDIDVVIAENDNMAFGAIDAIKAVGKVPGEDIIIISFDAVKEAFNRMVAGEINCDVECNPLHGPRVAEIIQTLENGGTVDKIMYVKEDVFDTSNAAAMLPTRKY, from the coding sequence ATGAAAAGAAAGATTATTCTTTCAATGGGACTAATGGTGCTCTTATGCACAATGGTCTTTGCTAATGGACAAAAAGAAGCAGCTTCACAAGGGGATGGTCTTATTACGGTCGGCTATGCCCAGGTGGGAGCAGAATCTGATTGGAGAACTGCCAATACAGAATCATTTAAAAGTACCTTTGTGGAAGCTAATGGGTACAAACTCATATTTGACGATGCCCAGCAAAAACAGGAAAACCAAATCAAAGCGATAAGGAACTTCATCCAACAAGACGTGGACTATATTGTAGTAGCTCCAGTTGTGGAAACAGGATGGGAAACAGTTCTTAAGGAAGCCAAAGAAGCGGGAATCCCTGTTATCTTATCTGACAGACAAATGGATCTCTCTGATGATAGTCTTTACACAGCTTGGGTTGGTGGTAACTTCCTCAAAGAAGGTCAAGATGCTATCAAATGGCTTAATGACTATGTGAAAAAAGAAGGAAGAGCCAATGAAGAGTTAAACATTGTTCTTCTTCAAGGAACCATTGGATCTTCTGCTCAGGTAGGAAGAACAAAGGGTGTTACAGAAGGTTTGGCCAAAAATCCAAAGTACAAACTATTAGCGAAACAAACTGGTGAATTTACCCAGTCTAAGGGTCAGGAAGTAATGGAATCCTTCCTAAAAGCTTATCCTGATATTGATGTTGTTATCGCTGAAAATGACAACATGGCCTTCGGAGCTATTGATGCTATCAAGGCTGTAGGTAAAGTTCCTGGTGAAGATATCATTATCATCTCCTTTGATGCGGTTAAGGAAGCTTTTAACCGAATGGTAGCTGGTGAAATAAACTGTGATGTGGAATGTAATCCCTTACATGGACCACGTGTAGCGGAAATCATCCAAACCTTGGAAAACGGGGGAACTGTCGACAAAATCATGTATGTCAAAGAAGATGTCTTTGATACATCTAACGCAGCAGCCATGCTTCCTACACGTAAATACTAA
- a CDS encoding response regulator, giving the protein MYKILLVDDEIVIREGIRNNIDWQSTDFTLVGEASDGETALPLLEDLKPDILLTDIRMPFLDGLSLARMVKSNHPSIKIIILSGHDEFQYAKEAIAIGVEDYLLKPFSSTELLQTLNQVAQQIQTEIEQQNDIKSLRQQIIQTTIIRREEWLNDLVAGLIPFTNAVEQSKEMGIDLIAKKYVITIIDLNAQEGYSQELIQTRLMLKKVLRDLQDTIIFSQGAERQILLIKQRTSIDIRDRLEVILNEIQQKVGKNSHCQLIIGRGTPVDRITELPLSYEGALRNLGDDQLIPHSDREVLSLIPIKAAKLGDKLPYIQGKDVDELIKGYKEFLESIPGHSSFICNYLLGSLLVTASEMIVDMGDNPEEIIPGYLQKERQQSIVQSKDQFCHHIQELILTITRYRDSHDKHKHYSLVQRAKRFIDGQYTDTNLSLHMVAEFVKVSPNHFSTVFAQEMGVTFIEYVTNMRIDRAKYLLLTTDKRSSDIGYEVGFSDPHYFSFIFKKTTSISPREFRSEKNTTLT; this is encoded by the coding sequence ATGTATAAAATCTTATTAGTCGATGATGAAATTGTTATACGTGAAGGTATCCGTAATAACATTGATTGGCAGAGCACAGACTTTACCCTGGTGGGTGAAGCTTCTGATGGAGAGACAGCACTGCCCTTATTAGAAGATCTAAAACCTGACATATTGCTCACAGATATCAGAATGCCCTTCCTTGATGGTTTATCCCTGGCTCGTATGGTAAAGAGCAACCATCCCTCCATTAAAATCATCATCCTATCAGGACATGATGAGTTCCAATATGCCAAAGAAGCCATAGCCATTGGAGTCGAGGATTACCTACTCAAGCCCTTTAGTTCTACCGAATTACTTCAAACCCTTAATCAGGTAGCCCAGCAAATACAGACAGAAATAGAGCAGCAAAATGATATCAAGAGCCTTCGACAGCAGATTATCCAAACAACCATCATCAGACGGGAAGAATGGCTTAATGATCTGGTGGCGGGACTTATCCCTTTTACCAATGCTGTAGAGCAATCTAAAGAAATGGGTATCGATCTCATTGCCAAAAAGTATGTCATTACAATCATTGATCTGAATGCCCAGGAAGGGTATTCCCAAGAACTCATCCAGACAAGACTCATGCTCAAAAAAGTGCTCAGAGACCTCCAGGACACAATCATATTCTCCCAGGGAGCTGAACGTCAGATACTACTTATAAAGCAAAGAACCTCTATTGATATCAGGGATCGTCTGGAAGTCATTCTTAATGAGATCCAGCAAAAGGTAGGGAAAAACAGCCATTGCCAACTCATTATAGGAAGGGGAACACCTGTGGATCGCATAACAGAGCTTCCTCTCTCCTACGAAGGAGCTCTCAGGAATCTAGGGGATGACCAGCTGATCCCTCACTCAGACAGGGAAGTCTTATCACTAATCCCGATCAAAGCGGCCAAGTTAGGAGATAAACTACCTTATATCCAGGGAAAAGACGTTGATGAACTCATTAAGGGTTACAAGGAGTTCCTCGAATCCATTCCCGGCCATTCCAGCTTTATATGCAATTATTTATTAGGTTCCCTATTAGTGACAGCCTCTGAAATGATCGTAGATATGGGTGATAATCCAGAAGAGATTATTCCCGGTTATCTACAAAAGGAAAGGCAACAATCTATAGTGCAGAGCAAAGATCAGTTCTGTCATCACATCCAGGAACTAATTCTCACCATAACCAGATACAGAGATTCCCATGATAAACACAAACACTACTCCCTTGTGCAGAGGGCCAAACGCTTCATTGATGGGCAATATACAGATACCAATCTATCTCTTCACATGGTGGCGGAGTTTGTTAAAGTGAGCCCTAACCACTTCAGTACAGTGTTTGCTCAGGAAATGGGAGTCACTTTTATTGAATATGTCACTAACATGCGCATCGATCGGGCTAAGTATCTATTATTAACGACAGACAAGCGAAGTAGTGATATTGGATACGAAGTAGGCTTTAGTGATCCCCATTACTTTAGTTTTATCTTCAAAAAAACGACCTCCATATCTCCTAGAGAGTTCAGATCAGAAAAAAACACAACTCTCACGTAA
- a CDS encoding sensor histidine kinase, producing MSRFVLLVERLLPFLKSYSIKKKIKNSYVIIISLLLIPSIISVASVVLQTLRYDKIITNVSKTNQLNQIVKTSITNEIWDIFSGKKKFGQGEQYLILNDINRRLEDILQTTQVQKNREMLAVAQRAVKTLKQYVDRMGLQIEQKYPVAENEQILDEIRSVSALVSDVLQDFIVLEIESTAAINENIKESTKIIVLFQLIILLLVTLYAIFAQRSVALNINSPIQNLEKMSQRIAEGDLNIRMPLPQVKELDLLTENLNVMAVRIQELIQSNIEEQRNRQKSEMNALQAQITPHFLYNTLDTIIWLAEAQQHDQVIDITRAFSNFFRISLSKGEDWITVGEELEHVRSYLTIQKIRYRDILDYQISYDPQMADYPIIKLLLQPIVENALYHGIKNKRSKGSLIVKGWMDDNNLYFQVEDNGKGMTQERLHQILKQMADGITTESRHDIYGLYNVSKRLELFYNKKAHIQIESENNKGTKVLFSVPLGRDNV from the coding sequence ATGAGCCGTTTTGTTCTCCTTGTAGAAAGGCTGCTTCCTTTTCTCAAATCCTATAGTATTAAGAAGAAAATCAAAAACTCCTATGTGATTATCATTTCCTTATTACTTATACCCTCTATCATCAGTGTAGCTAGCGTAGTACTGCAAACCCTGCGTTATGACAAAATCATTACTAATGTCAGTAAAACAAACCAACTCAATCAAATCGTCAAAACCAGCATAACCAATGAGATCTGGGATATCTTTTCAGGAAAGAAAAAGTTTGGTCAGGGAGAGCAATATCTAATCCTTAATGACATTAATCGACGTTTGGAGGACATACTACAGACAACTCAGGTCCAAAAAAACAGAGAAATGCTAGCCGTTGCCCAAAGAGCAGTTAAAACACTCAAGCAATACGTTGACCGTATGGGCCTACAAATAGAGCAAAAATATCCTGTGGCGGAAAATGAGCAAATACTTGATGAAATCCGGAGTGTTTCCGCTTTGGTATCTGATGTACTGCAGGATTTCATTGTCCTTGAGATAGAATCTACAGCTGCAATTAATGAGAATATCAAAGAATCGACTAAGATAATTGTTCTATTCCAGTTGATCATCCTCCTGTTAGTAACCTTATATGCAATCTTTGCCCAAAGGTCAGTAGCTCTCAATATCAATAGCCCCATACAAAATCTAGAAAAGATGTCCCAACGCATTGCCGAAGGAGATCTTAACATTCGGATGCCCCTTCCCCAGGTAAAAGAACTGGACTTACTAACAGAAAACCTGAACGTTATGGCTGTCCGTATCCAAGAGCTCATACAAAGCAATATAGAAGAACAACGGAATCGTCAAAAATCAGAAATGAATGCCCTCCAGGCCCAGATCACACCCCATTTTTTATACAATACTTTAGATACCATCATCTGGTTAGCAGAAGCTCAGCAGCATGATCAGGTGATTGATATAACAAGAGCCTTTTCCAATTTCTTTCGCATTTCCCTTAGCAAAGGGGAAGATTGGATCACAGTAGGTGAAGAGTTGGAACATGTTCGGTCCTACCTAACCATTCAAAAGATCCGCTACCGGGACATCCTCGATTATCAGATCAGTTATGATCCCCAGATGGCAGATTATCCCATAATCAAGCTACTACTCCAACCTATAGTAGAGAATGCTCTCTATCATGGGATCAAGAATAAAAGATCAAAAGGCTCCCTTATAGTTAAAGGATGGATGGATGACAATAACCTTTACTTTCAGGTAGAGGACAATGGAAAGGGGATGACACAAGAAAGACTCCACCAGATTCTAAAACAAATGGCTGATGGAATAACAACAGAATCCAGGCATGACATCTATGGTCTCTACAATGTGAGCAAACGCCTGGAACTTTTTTATAATAAAAAAGCCCATATACAAATAGAAAGTGAAAACAATAAGGGAACAAAAGTACTCTTTTCTGTGCCCTTAGGGAGGGATAATGTATAA
- a CDS encoding ABC transporter substrate-binding protein, whose translation MKISPTLHHLLTYLLFFFIIILLPSCSIGKDTTSKDHKEPSLILGFSQIGAESSWRTYNSESIKMAAEDQGVQLLFENAEQKQEKQIKAIRSFIVYQVDVIAFVPIVADGWDNVLREAKAAGIPVLITDRKIVTKDPSLYAGFVGTDSYQEGREAGKFLLNKYKEQDSRDTIRIVEISGTEGASCVIDRANGFRHELEGHKGFQIVHTESGDFLRSKGYEIMSRILDNIENIDVLYSHNDGMTLGAIDAIKEKNIRPGTDITIITIDAEQAAIDALKKGEVNCVIECNPETGPVIMDLAKQLANGETIPRLIHMNEGVFKEGDDLSKLPPRGY comes from the coding sequence ATGAAGATCAGCCCGACTTTACATCATTTGCTGACCTATCTACTGTTCTTTTTCATTATAATTCTACTTCCCTCCTGTTCTATAGGCAAAGATACCACCAGCAAAGATCATAAAGAACCATCTCTTATTCTTGGCTTTTCTCAAATTGGTGCAGAAAGTAGTTGGCGGACTTATAACTCAGAATCAATAAAAATGGCAGCTGAAGATCAAGGAGTTCAACTCCTCTTCGAAAATGCAGAGCAAAAGCAGGAGAAGCAGATCAAAGCCATCCGTTCTTTTATAGTCTATCAGGTAGATGTGATTGCTTTTGTACCCATTGTAGCCGACGGTTGGGATAACGTTCTCAGGGAAGCGAAAGCAGCAGGTATTCCTGTTCTCATTACCGATCGTAAGATAGTAACTAAGGATCCTTCCCTCTACGCAGGATTCGTGGGTACAGATAGTTATCAGGAAGGACGGGAAGCTGGAAAGTTCCTCTTAAATAAATATAAAGAACAGGATTCCCGGGATACTATAAGAATTGTTGAGATATCCGGAACAGAAGGGGCCTCCTGCGTAATAGATAGAGCCAATGGCTTTCGCCATGAGTTAGAAGGGCATAAAGGTTTCCAGATAGTACATACAGAATCGGGGGACTTCCTTCGTTCCAAGGGGTATGAGATCATGTCCCGGATCCTTGATAATATCGAAAATATTGATGTCCTTTATAGTCATAACGATGGGATGACCTTAGGAGCTATTGATGCCATAAAAGAAAAGAACATCCGTCCGGGCACTGATATCACAATTATCACCATTGATGCAGAACAAGCAGCTATTGACGCTCTTAAAAAAGGTGAGGTGAATTGTGTTATTGAATGTAATCCAGAAACAGGTCCGGTCATAATGGATCTGGCGAAACAATTGGCTAATGGAGAAACCATACCCCGCCTTATTCATATGAATGAAGGAGTCTTTAAGGAAGGGGATGATCTAAGCAAACTGCCTCCCAGAGGCTATTAG
- a CDS encoding TetR/AcrR family transcriptional regulator gives MAGDSEVTKKKILDNACKLFAQNGYTATRVADISTKCDISKALIYYNFPSKQSILDAIMERFKENIKTMFTEVFHNVDSEDAMYWTNEEMKAGMKVFMTHKDEFTILISEALKSNNKDISLFDFWEEINESIRKDVLAHRGYDLDKDKLSTSLCDYFFVLVPTIFFSIMRSAWAKKKKVNQDIVDDEFNRQLNIIYKNYYTREKA, from the coding sequence ATGGCTGGTGATTCAGAAGTTACTAAGAAAAAAATACTAGATAATGCTTGTAAGCTCTTTGCACAAAATGGTTATACTGCAACAAGAGTAGCTGATATATCAACCAAGTGTGATATCAGTAAGGCTTTGATTTATTACAATTTTCCCAGTAAACAGTCTATCTTGGATGCAATTATGGAACGGTTCAAAGAAAACATCAAAACAATGTTTACTGAAGTCTTTCATAATGTTGATAGTGAAGATGCCATGTATTGGACAAATGAAGAAATGAAGGCTGGCATGAAAGTTTTCATGACTCACAAAGATGAGTTTACCATACTTATATCAGAAGCCCTTAAATCTAACAACAAGGATATATCCCTCTTTGATTTCTGGGAAGAGATCAATGAGTCCATACGCAAAGATGTTTTGGCCCATAGAGGCTATGACTTAGATAAGGATAAATTAAGCACTTCCTTATGTGATTATTTCTTTGTTCTTGTTCCTACTATCTTTTTCTCTATTATGCGTAGTGCCTGGGCTAAGAAAAAGAAAGTGAATCAGGATATCGTTGATGATGAGTTCAATAGACAGCTTAATATTATATATAAGAACTACTATACAAGAGAGAAGGCTTAG